The following proteins come from a genomic window of Pseudomonas sp. WJP1:
- a CDS encoding outer membrane protein OmpK: MKRTCTSLMLAGSLLAGGQAMAGDLLQWQNNSLTYLYGKDFQVNPRIQQTVTFEHADGWKYGDNFFFIDKIFYNGKEDAFAGKNTHYGEFSPRLSFNKIFDQKLEFGPIKDVLLAMTYEFGEDDTESYLIGPGFDLAIPGFDYFQLNFYNRHTEGDRPGDNIWQVTPAWSYTIPVGDSSILIDGFMDWVVDNDVNKKGEYHANLHFNPQIKYDLGKALSLGEKQLYVGVEYDYWKNKYGIEDSQGFKTDQSVTSFLVKVHF, encoded by the coding sequence ATGAAACGTACGTGCACTAGCCTGATGCTGGCAGGATCGTTGCTGGCAGGGGGTCAGGCCATGGCCGGCGACTTGCTGCAATGGCAGAACAACAGCCTGACCTACCTGTATGGCAAGGACTTCCAGGTCAACCCGCGCATCCAGCAGACGGTGACCTTCGAACACGCCGACGGCTGGAAATACGGCGACAACTTCTTCTTCATCGACAAAATCTTCTACAACGGTAAGGAAGACGCCTTCGCGGGCAAGAACACCCACTACGGCGAATTCAGCCCGCGCTTGTCGTTCAACAAGATTTTTGACCAGAAGCTGGAGTTCGGCCCGATCAAGGACGTGCTGCTGGCCATGACCTATGAGTTCGGCGAAGACGACACCGAATCGTACCTGATCGGCCCGGGTTTCGACCTGGCCATCCCCGGCTTCGACTACTTCCAGCTGAACTTCTACAACCGCCACACCGAAGGCGATCGCCCGGGTGACAACATCTGGCAGGTCACGCCGGCCTGGTCCTACACCATTCCGGTGGGCGACTCGAGCATCCTGATCGACGGTTTCATGGACTGGGTAGTCGACAACGACGTCAACAAGAAAGGCGAATACCACGCCAACCTGCACTTCAACCCACAGATCAAATATGACCTGGGCAAGGCGCTGAGCCTGGGCGAAAAGCAGCTGTACGTGGGTGTCGAGTATGACTACTGGAAAAACAAGTACGGTATCGAAGACAGCCAGGGCTTCAAGACCGATCAGAGCGTGACCAGCTTCCTGGTCAAGGTGCACTTCTGA
- a CDS encoding nucleobase:cation symporter-2 family protein, with protein sequence MSELSQARIPDAPAIQRLPLLQLILVGLQHVLLMYGGAIAVPLIIGQAAGLNREEIAFLINADLLVAGIATIVQSLGIGPMGIRMPVMMGASFAAVGSMVAMAGMPGIGLQGIFGATIAAGFFGMLIAPFMSKVVRFFPPLVTGTVITSIGLSLFPVAVNWAGGGADAAQFGSPIYLTIAALVLGTILLVHRFMRGFWVNISVLIGMCLGYVLCGLLGMVDLSGMAQAPWLQFVTPLHFGMPKFELAPILSMCLVVVIIFVESTGMFLALGKITGQEVCPRMLRRGLLCDAGASFFAGFFNTFTHSSFAQNIGLVQMTGVRCRSVTIVAGGLLIVLSLLPKAAFLVASIPPAVLGGAAIAMFGMVAATGIKILQEADIGDRRNQLLVAVSIGMGLIPVVRPEFFAHLPVWMSPITHSGIAMATLSALTLNLLFNILGGTERAAINDCHAH encoded by the coding sequence ATGTCCGAGCTCTCCCAAGCACGCATCCCCGACGCACCCGCCATTCAGCGTTTGCCCCTTTTGCAACTGATCCTGGTCGGTCTGCAACATGTTCTGCTGATGTACGGCGGCGCCATCGCGGTGCCGCTGATCATCGGACAGGCCGCTGGCCTGAATCGTGAAGAAATCGCCTTCCTGATCAACGCCGACCTGCTGGTCGCCGGCATCGCCACCATCGTCCAGTCTCTCGGCATCGGCCCCATGGGCATCCGCATGCCGGTGATGATGGGTGCCAGTTTCGCCGCCGTCGGCAGCATGGTCGCCATGGCTGGCATGCCGGGCATCGGCCTGCAGGGGATCTTCGGCGCGACCATCGCCGCCGGGTTCTTCGGCATGCTCATCGCGCCGTTCATGTCCAAAGTCGTGCGCTTCTTCCCGCCCCTGGTCACAGGCACGGTCATCACCTCGATCGGTTTGTCGCTGTTCCCCGTGGCCGTGAACTGGGCCGGTGGCGGTGCTGACGCCGCTCAATTTGGTTCGCCGATCTACCTGACCATCGCCGCGCTGGTGCTGGGCACCATCCTGCTGGTGCATCGCTTCATGCGCGGTTTCTGGGTGAATATTTCCGTGCTGATCGGCATGTGCCTGGGCTACGTGCTCTGCGGCCTGCTGGGCATGGTCGACCTCAGCGGCATGGCCCAGGCGCCATGGCTGCAATTTGTCACCCCGCTGCACTTCGGCATGCCGAAATTCGAGCTCGCGCCGATCCTCTCGATGTGCCTGGTGGTGGTGATCATTTTCGTCGAATCCACCGGGATGTTCCTGGCCCTGGGGAAAATCACCGGCCAGGAGGTCTGCCCACGGATGCTGCGTCGCGGCTTGCTGTGTGACGCCGGCGCCTCGTTCTTCGCCGGCTTCTTCAACACCTTCACCCACTCCTCCTTCGCGCAGAACATCGGCCTGGTGCAGATGACCGGCGTGCGTTGCCGCTCGGTGACCATCGTTGCCGGCGGCTTGCTGATCGTACTGAGCCTGCTGCCCAAGGCCGCGTTCCTCGTGGCCTCGATTCCACCGGCGGTGCTGGGCGGCGCGGCGATCGCGATGTTCGGCATGGTCGCCGCCACCGGGATCAAGATCCTGCAGGAAGCCGACATCGGTGACCGACGCAACCAATTGCTGGTGGCGGTAAGCATCGGCATGGGCCTGATCCCGGTGGTACGTCCGGAATTTTTCGCCCACCTGCCGGTGTGGATGAGCCCGATAACCCACAGCGGTATCGCCATGGCCACGCTTAGCGCCCTGACCTTGAACCTGCTGTTCAACATCCTCGGCGGCACCGAACGCGCGGCCATCAACGACTGCCACGCCCACTAA
- a CDS encoding outer membrane protein OmpK yields the protein MIRTQKNMLLGAGLLAASQAMAGDLLLWQTNSLSYLYGKDFAVNPSIQQTITFEHADRWKYGDNFMFVDSTYYNGEKDRNKGSHAYYGEFSPRLSFGKILDRRFEFGPIKDVLLALTYENGEDDSEAYLIGPGFDIAIPGFNFFTLNFYYRQTEGSRPGDDVWQISPAWSYTVPLGNSSLLIDGYLDWVVDNDQNSRGTYHANVHFNPQIKYDLGKTLGWREKQVYVGVEYSYWKDKYGIENTGNFDTNENTTSLLVKVHF from the coding sequence ATGATTCGTACACAGAAAAACATGCTGTTGGGTGCTGGCCTCCTGGCCGCGAGTCAAGCCATGGCCGGCGATTTGCTGTTGTGGCAAACCAACAGCCTGAGCTATCTGTACGGCAAGGATTTCGCGGTCAACCCGTCGATCCAGCAGACGATCACCTTCGAACACGCCGATCGCTGGAAGTACGGCGACAACTTCATGTTTGTCGACAGCACCTACTACAACGGCGAGAAGGACCGCAACAAAGGCTCTCACGCCTACTACGGCGAGTTCAGCCCGCGACTGTCCTTCGGCAAGATCCTCGATCGCCGTTTCGAATTCGGCCCGATCAAGGACGTGTTGCTGGCCCTGACCTACGAGAATGGCGAAGACGACAGCGAGGCCTACCTCATTGGCCCCGGTTTCGACATCGCGATACCGGGTTTCAACTTTTTCACCTTGAACTTCTACTATCGCCAGACCGAAGGCTCGCGTCCCGGCGACGATGTCTGGCAGATCTCGCCGGCCTGGTCCTACACCGTGCCACTGGGCAACTCGAGCCTGCTGATCGACGGCTACCTCGACTGGGTCGTCGACAACGACCAGAACTCGCGCGGCACCTATCACGCCAACGTGCACTTCAACCCACAGATCAAATACGACCTGGGCAAAACCCTCGGCTGGCGGGAGAAACAGGTGTACGTCGGCGTCGAATACAGCTACTGGAAGGACAAATACGGCATCGAAAACACTGGCAACTTCGACACCAATGAAAACACCACCAGCCTGCTGGTGAAGGTGCATTTCTAA
- the alc gene encoding allantoicase gives MKAYAVPFEKFVNLADARLGTKIISVTDDWFADANRLFQPTPAVWKEGVFDDNGKWMDGWESRRKRFEGFDSAVIRLGVPGSIKGVDIDTSFFTGNFPPSASLEACFLAEGEPNENTQWTEVLSAVELQGNSHHYHEISNDQAFSHLRFNIYPDGGVARLRVYGIPFRDWSAVGDNEQVDLAAALNGGRALACSDEHFGRMSNILNPGRGINMGDGWETARRRTPGNDWVIVALGHPGEIEKIIVDTLHFKGNYPDSCSIQGAFVKGGTDSQIETQSLFWRELLPSQKLEMHAEHTFAEQIKALGPITHIRLNVFPDGGVSRLRVLGKVAK, from the coding sequence ATGAAAGCTTACGCCGTACCTTTCGAGAAGTTCGTCAACCTGGCCGACGCCCGCCTGGGCACCAAGATCATCTCGGTCACCGATGACTGGTTCGCAGACGCCAACCGCCTGTTCCAACCGACCCCGGCCGTGTGGAAGGAGGGCGTGTTCGATGACAACGGCAAGTGGATGGACGGCTGGGAGTCGCGCCGCAAGCGCTTCGAAGGCTTCGACAGCGCAGTGATCCGCCTGGGCGTGCCAGGTTCGATCAAGGGCGTGGACATCGACACTTCATTCTTCACCGGCAACTTCCCGCCGTCGGCTTCCCTGGAAGCCTGCTTCCTGGCCGAAGGCGAGCCGAACGAAAACACCCAGTGGACTGAAGTGCTGTCGGCCGTCGAGCTGCAAGGCAACAGCCACCACTACCACGAAATCAGCAACGACCAGGCGTTCAGCCACCTGCGCTTCAACATCTATCCGGATGGCGGCGTGGCCCGTCTGCGCGTGTACGGCATCCCGTTCCGCGACTGGTCCGCCGTGGGTGACAACGAGCAAGTCGACCTGGCCGCAGCCCTCAACGGTGGCCGCGCCCTCGCCTGCTCCGACGAACACTTCGGCCGCATGAGCAACATCCTCAACCCGGGCCGTGGCATCAACATGGGCGACGGCTGGGAAACCGCACGTCGTCGCACGCCAGGCAATGACTGGGTGATCGTCGCGCTGGGCCACCCGGGCGAGATCGAGAAAATCATCGTCGACACCCTGCACTTCAAGGGCAACTACCCGGACAGCTGCTCGATCCAGGGCGCGTTCGTGAAAGGCGGTACCGACAGCCAGATCGAAACCCAGTCGCTGTTCTGGCGCGAACTGCTGCCAAGCCAGAAGCTGGAAATGCACGCCGAACACACCTTCGCCGAGCAGATCAAGGCACTGGGCCCGATCACCCACATCCGCCTGAACGTGTTCCCGGATGGTGGCGTGAGCCGCCTGCGCGTACTCGGCAAGGTAGCTAAATAA
- a CDS encoding ureidoglycolate lyase: MRTLTIEPLTKEAFAPFGDVIETDGSDHFMINNGSTMRFHKLAVVETAKPEDNAIISIFRADAQDMPLTVSMLERHPLGSQAFIPLLGNPFLIVVAPLGDEPVSGLVRAFVTNGRQGINYHRGVWHHPVLTIEKRDDFLVVDRSGTGNNCDEHFFKEDERLILAPHQ, translated from the coding sequence ATGCGCACACTGACGATTGAACCGCTGACCAAAGAAGCCTTCGCCCCTTTCGGTGACGTGATCGAAACCGACGGCAGCGATCACTTCATGATCAACAACGGTTCGACCATGCGCTTCCATAAACTGGCTGTGGTCGAAACCGCAAAGCCAGAGGACAACGCGATCATCAGCATCTTCCGCGCCGATGCGCAGGACATGCCGCTGACCGTCAGCATGCTGGAGCGTCATCCGCTGGGCAGCCAGGCTTTCATTCCGCTGCTCGGCAACCCCTTTCTGATCGTGGTCGCGCCACTTGGCGATGAACCTGTATCAGGCTTGGTCCGCGCCTTCGTTACCAACGGCAGGCAGGGCATTAATTACCATCGCGGCGTCTGGCACCACCCGGTGCTGACGATCGAAAAGCGGGATGACTTCCTGGTGGTTGATCGCAGTGGCACAGGCAATAACTGCGATGAGCATTTTTTCAAAGAGGATGAGCGTTTGATCCTCGCCCCCCACCAATAA
- the uraD gene encoding 2-oxo-4-hydroxy-4-carboxy-5-ureidoimidazoline decarboxylase, protein MSAFQTLKPSTLSRDAFVKAFADIYEHSPWVAEKAFDLGQDASIDEIETLHQRMSDILLSADHQSQLALINAHPDLAGKAAVQGQLTEASTNEQAGAGIHQCTAEEFSRFTELNDAYKAKFKFPFIMAVKGSNRHQILAAFETRIHNPEDTEFKCALAEINKIALFRLLTL, encoded by the coding sequence ATGAGCGCCTTTCAAACATTGAAACCCTCGACCTTGAGCCGCGACGCCTTCGTCAAAGCCTTCGCCGACATCTACGAACATTCGCCATGGGTGGCCGAGAAGGCCTTCGACCTGGGCCAGGACGCTTCGATCGACGAGATCGAAACCCTGCACCAGCGCATGAGCGACATCCTGTTGAGCGCCGATCATCAAAGCCAGCTGGCATTGATCAACGCTCACCCGGACCTGGCCGGCAAAGCCGCCGTCCAGGGCCAGTTGACCGAAGCCAGCACCAATGAACAGGCTGGCGCCGGTATTCACCAATGCACGGCCGAAGAGTTTTCTCGCTTCACCGAGCTGAACGACGCCTACAAGGCCAAGTTCAAGTTTCCCTTCATCATGGCGGTAAAAGGCAGCAACCGGCATCAGATCCTCGCGGCGTTCGAAACGCGCATTCACAACCCGGAAGATACCGAGTTCAAGTGCGCGCTGGCGGAGATCAACAAGATCGCCCTGTTCCGATTACTGACCCTATAG
- a CDS encoding urate hydroxylase PuuD, with protein MEAHLLEWLNLSVRWVHMITGVAWIGASFYFVWLENNLNRVNPKSGLAGDLWAIHGGGIYHLEKYKLAPPTMPDNLHWFKWEAYFTWMSGIALLCVVFYSNPTLYLLAPGSTLSGPEGVAIGIGSLFIGWFIYSFLCDSALGKRPALLGFILFVLIIGAAYGFSKVFSGRGAYLHVGAIIGTIMVGNVFRIIMPAQRALVAAIAENRTPDPALPAKGLLRSRHNNYFTLPVLFIMISNHFPSTYGSQYNWLILAGIAVLAVLVRHYFNTRHDSHKFAWTLPVAAVGMICLAYVSGPKPMSSAPEVAKAPAAIEYQPLPETAVGGGLKPAEAKPAEAPAAAPAQASNAGPGFDKVHSVIQERCAVCHSAKPTSPLFSAAPAGVMFDTPEQIRQNAARIQAQAVATQIMPLGNITQMTQQERDLIGAWIVQGAPTN; from the coding sequence GTGGAAGCACATCTGTTGGAATGGCTGAACCTGAGCGTGCGCTGGGTTCACATGATTACTGGCGTGGCCTGGATCGGTGCGTCGTTCTACTTCGTCTGGCTGGAAAACAACCTCAATCGGGTCAACCCGAAAAGCGGTCTGGCCGGTGACTTGTGGGCGATCCACGGCGGCGGTATCTACCACCTGGAAAAATACAAGCTGGCCCCACCGACCATGCCGGACAACCTGCACTGGTTCAAATGGGAAGCCTACTTCACCTGGATGTCGGGGATCGCGCTGCTGTGCGTGGTGTTCTACTCCAACCCAACGCTCTACCTGCTTGCTCCGGGCAGCACCCTGAGCGGCCCTGAAGGCGTGGCCATCGGTATCGGCTCGCTGTTCATCGGCTGGTTCATCTACTCCTTCCTCTGCGACTCGGCCCTGGGCAAACGCCCTGCCCTGCTGGGTTTCATCCTGTTCGTGTTGATCATCGGCGCCGCCTATGGCTTCAGCAAGGTGTTCAGCGGTCGTGGTGCTTACCTGCACGTCGGCGCGATCATCGGCACCATCATGGTCGGCAACGTGTTCCGCATCATCATGCCGGCGCAACGCGCTCTGGTAGCGGCCATCGCCGAGAACCGCACGCCCGATCCGGCACTGCCGGCCAAAGGCCTGCTGCGTTCGCGTCACAACAACTACTTCACCTTGCCGGTGCTGTTCATCATGATCAGCAACCACTTCCCGAGCACCTACGGCAGCCAGTACAACTGGTTGATCCTGGCCGGGATCGCGGTGCTGGCGGTGTTGGTGCGTCACTACTTCAACACCCGTCACGACAGCCACAAGTTTGCCTGGACCCTGCCGGTGGCAGCGGTGGGCATGATTTGCCTGGCATATGTGTCCGGTCCGAAGCCGATGTCGAGCGCGCCTGAAGTGGCCAAGGCACCTGCCGCGATCGAATACCAGCCTCTGCCGGAAACAGCAGTGGGTGGTGGTTTGAAACCAGCTGAAGCAAAACCTGCCGAAGCCCCCGCAGCCGCGCCAGCCCAGGCGTCCAATGCCGGTCCTGGTTTCGACAAGGTGCACAGCGTGATCCAGGAACGTTGCGCAGTCTGCCATTCGGCCAAGCCGACCAGCCCGCTGTTCAGCGCCGCTCCTGCCGGCGTCATGTTCGACACCCCCGAGCAGATCCGCCAGAACGCGGCGCGCATCCAGGCTCAAGCTGTCGCCACCCAGATCATGCCGTTGGGCAACATCACCCAGATGACCCAGCAGGAACGTGACCTGATCGGCGCCTGGATCGTTCAGGGTGCTCCGACCAATTAA